A region of the Apium graveolens cultivar Ventura chromosome 6, ASM990537v1, whole genome shotgun sequence genome:
CTCTCTACATCTTTCTCAATTTATGCGTTTAGGCCTTTTCTTGAAATCAAACTCAAAATTTTGATTTTGCAGCTTCATTAGATTTCTCTCTTCTTCCTTtattttgatatcatcaaatttGTTAATTGAAATCTATTTCAATTTTAACCTTTAATTTGTGTATTTTATATCTATATTCTTGAAATTTTGGCTTCGTACTTGTTTGTGGTTTCTTAATTTCGATGTACTCGTCATTTTTATTCTCTTTTAGAATTTTAATCTACatttaaattaaaatttgttAATTTGTTGTTAATAAGTTGATTGACAATCATAAAACTCAACTTTTTACGAATATGTTTTTTGATTCTGTAGTAAAAtcataataataattttatttttatatatttatgatTTTTGGGAGTGTTTTATACTCATAAGCGTTTGATTCTACATTAGAATCAAATTAAGTTATGAAcacaaaaaatatttattattctaaaatatatttattttagttttctAAAATGTAATCAAAATTATGTAAACTCGGTTGCATAAGGATAAAGATAAGAATATTTTTAGTgttctatatttttttttcagTTGGAGTCAATTTGTTGTTATAATGTTAATTCGACTATCATAAAACACATAATTTTTATGAATACATTTTTTTGATTCAttagtaaaataaagaaatatattttatttgttttttatATTTTCTGGTAGTGATCACTGTTAATTTTTTTTGGCACTAGTTTTGGTTGTGATTGAATAGAACTAATATACTAATTTTGCACAAGTACTGATGCACCAATGGGTGCAACTTTTCATTTACAACTTAAGAACTTAGCTTGAGTATTATGCTTccaaattttaaattataaatgcATCTAAAACTAAATTATTAAAGGTATATATCCGAAAATGGGTCTGTAAATATCATTGGAGTGGTGTGTTCATCTAGCCAATTTGGTCGGTTGACGCTTATTTGAGAGATTGTGATGTAAAGTTATATATTTTGtgttttttttgctaaatattattattattttttatttttattaattacaAATTAGGGGGACTTTACTTTCTTACTATTGTCAAGGAGTgcaaatatttaattatattggtAGCATCCTAGTTGTAATAAATGTGTGCATTTTAATAGTTGTAAGGTTGTTTTCGAGGGTGTTGCTAACATATAATTTTAGGGCTTTTTAAAAAATACATAGGGCcaatttttttttgcaaaaatacttttgtttttgcaaaaatatgatttttttgtAAATCGAATCAACTGAATGCAATTTTTGACGAGTTTCTACAACTATATGCAACCTTAAATCCAATAAAAAAACTCGATTGATTTTGGTTGATTTCTCTTGATTTTATTTTAGAAACTCGTAAAAATAAATTAAAGttaatatttttggtaatttctcttattttattttagaaaaaaGGTCATCCTAGGTTCTTTGTTGGTAGCAAGAAAATAAGTTTTGATTTGAACTACAGGGGAATTTTATAGAGGTCAAACTTGGAGAATTTTATAGTCATATtgtaattagatgagaatttgATTGAAGTTGAACTTGAAATTTTCTGGAGATAAAAATTGATTTTACAGTAGAATCAAATTAGTATTTTTAGTACATCCTCTGCTAATGTTTCTTCTTTTTTGGATTTCTATAAGTTTCTATATTAGAATCATATTATGTGTCAAATTTATGTGTTTTCTTTTGGAACTTATGTGCGCTTCTATTTTAAAATCAGTTTATATGTATAATTTATGTCCTTTTAAAAACTCGTATGAGGTTCTATactataattattttttatgCCTAATTTATGTGCTGCCTTTTTCAAATATATGAGGTTTTGTATTAGAATCATTTGTTGCGCCTAATTATGCATTTAATTTTTGAATTCATATGATATTAGAAAGAATTTGTGTGCCTATTGTATGTGGTTCCTTTTGTATTCACATTAGCATATATTAGAATCATTGATAAAATTTGTTGTTTGGTTATAAGCATTTGGTGTGTTTAAGACTTTGGGGTTCTCCTTTTTATATTCCAACTTTTATGATGGTAAAAGTATTATGAGTAATTGCATCATTTAGTTAGCTTGGTTACGAGTCTAGTGATTGGATGACTCTGTTCAATTATTTGCGGATATGTTCTTGCATCCTGGTAGAAGTTTCTGGTTTGCTTATCGTGGCTTTAAGGTGTTATCTCTGGAGCCCATGAAGGGTGCTTTTTAATGGTCATTGGTCATCACTTTGACCATAGTAATTTTTATTAGGTTCATTATGGACTTGGTTTAACTTTTGAATAATAGTAGTACATTGTAGAGTAAGTTCTCTAATGACATAATTTTAGCCCTAATTATTTTTGTGTATTAATTACTACACTAAGTGTGACATTTTGAACCTAAGCAGTATCACtgaatatatgattattatggtCACATAAGAGCATAGTTGCGCATAAAAGTTCATAGCAAAGAAAATATTTCTTATTTAGCATTTAATATAATTTTTGATTTAGACAAGTCTATGAAATGGGTTTCACATGCTTTAAGTATATTTGCTGGTCATCTAATGATCTAGGCTTGAGGAAGAAATAGAAGGTTAAAAAGGATTACAAGGAAGAAAAAAAGATTTTTTTTGCAAAGAGGTGTGACCAGCGCATGACTCTTATCCATTTGAGTCAGATAGATAAGAGTAAGACTTTGTTTTCTTAGTAGCCGGCGCATGACTGTTATTATCCATATGGATATACGATTTGTTCcctaataaaaaaattataatagcTTTGCATAATAAATTATCTCTTTCATGATAGTACAGTTTTCTAGTACTTTTTTCTTCTTTATGACTTCTCCTAACATCCCAGCAAATATATGACCAAATCTGCAATGTAATCACCTTTCTTGGCATCTAATCCACATCTCCCATTCAAAATTTTATATCCTTACATGTTAAATATATGAAGCTGATTTTTGTTCAAGAGATAAGCACACATTAGTTAGTAAATCAACAAATATTGATAATCAAATGCAAGCTTAGTACTAGAAAATTATCTTTTGGGGAGTTTCCAAATACAATTTTCGTCGTTCTAATTATGTAAACCATAACAAAACGCACATATATTAACCCAATTTCAATATATTAACCATAAATAGTTTCTGAGTTACATGTCATTGATGGTGCGGAGCTACTAATGATTTATAGTAAAGAAGGAGCCACACATGACAATAAATCGATATTTACATAAATTTTTCATACCGTATTACCAACCATCTCGGTAGAAAAGAGCCCGACATCATGTCTTTGTTATCAACTCACATGTTTAGACAAAAATGTATTGCCATTAAAATAACTTTCAAGTACATGGCAGAAGTATTTCAGTCGAACAAAACACATACAAGAATAGACGAAGTCAAATTTTATTTACTACAAAACCATTATTTTACACAAAAGTTCTAGACAAAAAAACTTAGATGATATGCTTCTACTATAGATCACATAACATACAAAAATCATTAACAACACTAGAATTAGATCTATTATGCTTCTGCTTCCATAGTAGAACACAAAATACTTGCACAAAGGACATAAAATTCCGAAAATATACTACTAGAATCATGACAGTACAAAACATTTTGTAAGGGGGAGACGAATAAAGCAAAAGAGATGTGTGAATAAATAGAAAAAAAGAATAATCAGCTGAAGATTCAGTTCAAGCCAAATTGGACACAACACATTATACATTTGACTTCAAAcacaagaaaaagaaaaaaaactggTGTATCCAAATGCATACAAGTTCCACCCGTATATGTAAATAAAATACCAAAAATCTATtctatttaatttttaaatttttgtttCGACGGCTTTACCATACACGACCCTCAAATTCTCAAGTAATTGGATTGCTACAAAATTGGAAAACTCACGCCCTCGACTGTCAATATCTTACGACTTTTTTCTTAGTTAACCTTTAGTGTGGTTTTGGTATGTATCCATCAATAGAAAAAATATGTGTAGCAGCAGACAGTGCTAAACGAAGTTCATCAGGTTTGGGACTCGAATGACTTGACAACCCAGTCGAGATCTGCTTCGTATTAAATCCAACTCAATCTTTTTtagtaaagtataagtatgttgcattataaaccaaatatatttagGAAAGAAACCTACGTTTCTGTGAGGCCAAAAGTAAGGTATAACATGTCATTTTTCTCGTCATTCAGATCCTCTAATTTATGTAATACTCTATATCATAAGAAAAATTCACTAAAAATTTAGTTTTATTAAAATAGATGCATGAAGTCATATTGCTAGTGAGTAGTGACCAATGTAGAAAATTGTTGTGCAGTTATCCAAGCATAGGGAGAAATAGACCATCACAATTACATGATAAGTGGAACAAGCAAGCGATTCTTCAAAAGCCCCTATATTAAGAATCAAGTTTAACTATCTTTTACATATAGAGGAAGAATACCAAAATTGAACAAAACCTAATTACATATTTCAGATTGTGTAATAGGATTAAGTGCACCAAAAACAGTTCTAGATTCCAGAGTATTAGATGTTACTAGGGCATGTATTAGAGCAAAAAAAGCTTCATTAAATTAAAGACCTTACATAGGTATCTTGatgtttaaaaaaaatatgcATATTACTTTTATGACAAAAACATAACAATTAAGTCAGAGATCATTTTTGCATCAATACACGGCCAGATAAAAAATATTTATCCAAGTGCTTACCTTGAAGTTCTATGTCATTTTCATGGGCAGCTTCCAACATAGACATGCCAACAGGGACCTTGATGGCCTTCTCCTCTCCTCCATCACCAACAAATGTCAGAGAAATTCTGCAGAATCGCATAACAAGAAAAAAATCATATATATCGACACAACTGCAGGATATTTTGTGTATTATGAACTTCATGATTCTCAATTTGGTTCTAAATTTAAATTAAACAAGTATTGATATGTACAAAAAGCTATGAGCCTTTCAAAAAGTGTgaaaaattcagtaaaagttACAAAACATCAGGAGGTGAATCAATATTCGGATCTACAAGCTATTTTCACCATTATTCAGTTCCATCTCAATCTAGAAGATATCTAAAGCAATAAAGTGAAACTACCGCTTCTCTCTTTACTTCCATAACTCTAAAATTTCTTATATATTTTAATTAGAAAAACATAAACTAGCTTCTATGAATTGAAATTAGACTATGCTAATATAATTTTTCAATAGAATCAATcactaaaaaaataaaaactagcTTCTATGAATTATAAATTTGAAGCATAATTATTTTCTCCTATAGAATTCATATTTACAAACAACAATACACATAATTAAAAGTCAGATCTAATTCATATGCGTAAAAATCACATATGATTCTACtatatataaaatcacataaatacaagTATTCTTTTAAAGTAGAATCAAACAATATAAACACATAGATTATGAATGTAATGTAGaatcaaaattttaaatataacaTATTTTTAATCCACTGTAGAACCAATATTTCTATGTGTAAATATAGAACACAAATCGATATGCGTTTGAATTTTGGTCAATTTTGTATAATTTTTACCGTGGAAGCAAAAACAAGCACAAACATAGTTCAAAAACTATAAAAATCACATTCTACTCTCTGAACCTCAAATATAGTATAAAACATTAAAAAACAACTTACCTATTCGATTAAACATCATTTAAAGATGAATTTCTTCCTGGAATCAACCTGaaaaaaatgaattaaatatTAGAAACATATACATTTTATCTCGAAAACCTTAAAAATACGAATTAATGactaatactccctccgtcccatccATTTGTATACAAATGGTTTGGGCACGGAGGATAAGAAACATAATAAAATAATGTTAGTTTTGTTAAGATAGTGGgatgaaagagaaagaaaaagtaTAATTTAGTCAGAAAAAGTATAAAGTTGGTTAAAGTGGTGGGACCATttaatatttaatgaataaagtgAGTTTAGTGGGAGAAAGTAGTGAGTGTAGTtgaattttatattataaaatttttactatttttggtaagtttgaaatgtatagaattgaatgggacattcaaaaaaggaaagtgtataGAAATGAATGGGACAGAGGGACTAACAACTTTTTATGAACCCCTTTTTGCTGAAATCTTAGACTATCAAACTCAAATCGTCCATTTCTTACTACCCTCAAATCTTCGATTCCTCCCCACTCTTGTTCTCAATATCTCATTGACTGGGTGTATAGTTTGTGTACTATATGTATAGTTTTGGAGTATGTATCTGTTGCTGTTATAAAATATATTGGggatatatttttttttattttaattaggCTTAAAAATTCTAACATTTAGAATAATGCCACGGCATTATATTTAATCTAGGCTGTTTAGAACGTTGATAGCTGTGATTGTGGTTCTCTGTAGATCTCTATCTAATTAGTTCTCTCTTAATTGATACTCTAATTATAATACCCTTTTCCATTTATGAAAAGAAAGAGGTCACAGAATGTGACGTGAATCCTTGTCTCTCCTTTCAAGCTTAGGGGAAGGGTGTATCGTGTATGCAATCCATTTCTGAAGAATTGataataatttatggattttataagaTTTTAGTTGACTTTAAATGTTGGCGGATTTTGATGGTAAAAAATCTTTCAGAGTCTTtatgattttatgaatttttttagaaatatttcaaaatctcatataagatttcaaaaaattaaaaatgtactaccaaatccatcaaaattcatatatttttcaaataaaacaaAATTCATGAATTTTTGAATACCATTATTTCAGTGGAATTTTTAAAAGATTTTGatagattttttaaaatttaaattaaatacaCTTAGATTTTAATGAATTTTTAATAATCCAAATTGAATAGATTTTGAAAGATTTTTCAAAATCTGAATTGAATACGCATATAATTTTGTGCTTAAAAATCCTTTATTATTTTGATCCAATACACACAGTCTATTACCATTGCTGCAAGCTGAGAACAGGTATATTTCTTCATCATGATTTATGTTggtaaatattttatttatattgttgaatTATTTCATTTTATGTTGTATTTCTGATATCTATGGTCTATTCTCCGCTTGGAATGTTCTCTTTTATTTTTGCTAAATCTGTTTAGAATGTTCTAGTTCATAATTGAATTCATAGTTGTATATATATTcaattgataaaaaaaatactGGATTGTCAACTGTGGATGTATGTTGTTTAAATGCTGTGCTAGTGGCTATTACCAGGCGAACACTGGTTTTTTTAATTATTGGTACCTGTTTGTATCTCCAGAATTATGTCGAGAATTGCCAAACCAAGGCGATCTGAGAGTGGAACAGCTGCAATTGATAGAATCAGCAGCTTACCTGGAAACGTAATTGACAACATCCTAGAACGCTTGCCCATTCATGATGCAGCAAGTACAAGTGTTCTTTCTAAAACGTGGAGGGATTTATGGGATTTGTACCCCAATCTGGTTTTTGATTGGGTTTTTTTCTCACGGATTGTTGCCAACAATGATACACTAGATGAAGAAAATTTAATATCGGAAGTTACAGGAACTATAAATGAGATCCTTTTAGGTAACCCTGGCCCCATTTTGAAGTTCCATCTTTCGGTTCCAGAAGATCTGCCTCTTCATGAAACTCCAAATATGGATTTATGGATTAAAAACATATCAAATAATAGGGTTAGGCAGTTGAAGCTTATAATTGGACCACTAACAGCCTACAAAATACCCTCTTATTTATTTTCCTGTTCAGAGTTAACTCATTTGAGCCTCACTAATTGTTTACTCAATCCACCGCTTAGATTTGGAGGCTTTTGTAATTTGATTGATGTTACACTTGAGAATGTCATCATTACTGGCGACATGTCATTTGGGACCCAACTCAAGGAATTGAAGTTGAGATTTTGCTCCGGGATAGAACATTTAGAATCCCAATTTAAACAAAATCACCACCTCATCACCTTTCTTATCCACAAAAGTGGAGAAATTGATCTTAAATGGTTTGAATGCACCAAAAAGTTGCGAACTCTTGGTCTCTTGTCGGAAAAAGGGGCAGATTCTAGAAAGAGTTATATCAATCTAGAAAAGCTACTTGGAAACATGATTGAAATACGTACTATCCACTTCAATGGCTCTTTTCTCAAGGTAAATTGAAACTCCTATACGAATTGAAGTAGTTAATTTTCTTTGACTAATTTGATTATTAATGCTTACAAATACTCTTGGTGCCAAGTGTTTCTCACTTTTTTTTCCGTCAATATACATGCACACATGTGTATAATAGTTATTGGAGTCAAGTGCAGCTGTTTCGAAGAGACTTATAACAACAACCAGAAAGTTGTCCCTTTACAAAGTTGAATTTTATGATTTGGTTCAGATCCGACATGTTCTTTTCTTGATGAGAAGTTTCCCCAAGCTGCAACGTCTTGAAATAATTGTGGTAAGAACTATTAATTTAATCCGAAGCAAGTTAGATGTTCATTTGTCCTTctctaattttaatttttttgagttttttatatctcaaaatatttTGTCATTTTTTATTGGTCTGGTCATGACAGACTTGTATATTCTAGGATTGCTTCATCACGATCTTATGCAATTAGATGATATTTGAACAATGAAACTTCTTATGCTCGGAGATTTATTATAAATATTGATATTGCATAATATGCTCATGTTTTATGTATCAGACAATAAGATCAGAAGCTAACTAGATTTATAAATGTTTCATGTTTATGAAAACCATCCTCATATATTTACCTTTGTACGTATTTAAATGGCAAACCAAAGGGCAACCATGGAATGGACTTGGTAGGAAGCAGGGAACCTATGGTATCATCTGTTCTGCAATATTTACAATCACCGAACCTCGTCAACGTGATTTTTGACCAACTTCAAACCGTGAAGATACATAGGATGGCCGGTTCAAGGGCTGAGCTTCATTTCATAAAGTTTTTGCTTGCATTTTCTCCAAGGCTTAGGTGGATTGAACTTCTCAACACCATGACTGATGATCCTAAAGAAGAATCGAGAATTTCAAAAGAGTTGATGAGTTTCCCTAGAACATCCAAAGTTGCACGGATAATATGGCCGTGAACTACTAGTTGCCTAGATGGTTTGGACTTTGAAAACTATTTTGTAGTGGAGTGCACCTTGTGTTAGAAAGATGTTGAAACTTATCTAAACTTCGCATAATGGTGTTATTTTGTAGAGCAATCCTGTAGTTGGCTCCCGTATTTGGTTTGTGGAATAACTTGTAACGTTTTCGAACTTAGCAAAtttgttgttgttattattataCAATTAGACCATGATTTTATGAGTTAAAAGTTAAACTATTAATTTGTGTTGCATGTTGGCTTCAAGAAATCACATTCACAAAATAATCACTtctgctatatatatatatgtttctactttatattataaatattaataacaATAACACCGCAAAGTTCAGGTTTCAACCCTCACAGCTGGTTTCTGAGGGGAACTAATTTAACAAGTTTCTCCGGAAAGCTGATAAACTTTTTACTTGCATTGATTTTCTAAGCTTGACAGATAGGAAAACATGTTTATGTTGCTACTTTGAATTCACCAAAATAAGTAACATCTTACATGGTCAATTTTCTTAAGCTTCTTTTATCATCGATTAGGCATTGAAGACCTTAAAGAGTTTTAGTTGTTCTAAATTTTTTGGAGGAAAAAAGTTGATATTATGTTAAGATTGATATAATTTGTTAAAAAATTATGATATATCTTTTAAATTTAAATTCATGTATTCaagatataataaatattttaacttatttttaaaatttttgaataatttttcaTATACTCCTTGGGTCCTTAATTAATTGTCTAGTTCTGACTTTTGGGGTTCAATTGACTAAATTTTAAGTGAAATttagatatatattatataattgaaaatattattaatGAATCACCCTATAAACATGTTTACATTGAAAATTGGTTCATAATATTAAATGTCTAGATTTTGTATTCTGTGTtggttaatattttattttaatattttttatcctTGGATTAGTTTGTCAATGAATGTACTTACTAGGTCCCCTGTACCACCAAGTAAACTAAGTTGTCTCTTGTGCTTGCAATTGAAtctattaaattaaatatattaaaggaTGAATGTGCTTATAACTAGTAAAAACAAATTGGTGTTAGTTgtgtaatattttaattaaaggaTGAATGTGCTTAAAGGATGTATGTGCTTATGGTAAAAAATGTTACTGAATTTTTTGTAAAAAAGATGAAGGAGGAGGTTAAGGAAGGAAAGCTTAAAGTTAAAGGTACTAATGATGTGTTAACAATGGCGCTCGTAAGCCTGAGCACGGAGGCAGAGTACGTGGTCAGAGAATTCATGTGAAGCAGTCGGTTTATTTTGATCTTCCGAGGGAAAAAAACGAGGACAGTGGAAGAAAGGGTACATGAGGCAATTCAAAAGTACATGGCAGAGGAGAC
Encoded here:
- the LOC141664617 gene encoding F-box/FBD/LRR-repeat protein At1g13570-like, whose amino-acid sequence is MSRIAKPRRSESGTAAIDRISSLPGNVIDNILERLPIHDAASTSVLSKTWRDLWDLYPNLVFDWVFFSRIVANNDTLDEENLISEVTGTINEILLGNPGPILKFHLSVPEDLPLHETPNMDLWIKNISNNRVRQLKLIIGPLTAYKIPSYLFSCSELTHLSLTNCLLNPPLRFGGFCNLIDVTLENVIITGDMSFGTQLKELKLRFCSGIEHLESQFKQNHHLITFLIHKSGEIDLKWFECTKKLRTLGLLSEKGADSRKSYINLEKLLGNMIEIRTIHFNGSFLKLLESSAAVSKRLITTTRKLSLYKVEFYDLVQIRHVLFLMRSFPKLQRLEIIVMKEEVKEGKLKVKGTNDVLTMALVSLSTEAEYVVREFM